Sequence from the Kribbella aluminosa genome:
TACTGCCCGACCGGACCCGCGTCCGCCTCCGGTGCGTGCGTGACGGTCGCACCGCCCGGTAGGAGCGTCGCGCGGCGCGGCGTACCGCCGTACAGCTCGCCGGACCAGAGTGCGGCCTCCTTCACCTCGCCGGCGTCACTGATCCACTCGGCCTCCACGCCGTCCGGGATCGCGTCGTGCGGGATGCCGGGCGCGACCTTCACGCACGCGGTCCGCTCCAGCAGGCCGGTCACGAACGACCACGGCGGCGAGTAGGCGTTGTGGTCGAACACGCGCCGCCCGTCAGCACGTCGCGCGGGGTCCGCGAAGATCACGTCGTACGGCGTGGGGTCGGTGGACTCGGCGTCGCCCACCAGTACGTCGCCTGGCAGGTCCAGCGCGGCCAGGTTGGCGCGGGCGGTGGCTGCTGTCTCCGGGTCGCGTTCTACGCCGGTGACTCGTAGTCCGGCGCGCGCGGCGGTGATGAGGTCGCCGCCGATACCGCATCCCAGATCGACGACTGTGGCGCCGGGCACAGCTGTTGCCAGGCGTTCGGCGCGGTGGGTGCCCACCGTGGTGCGGGTGGCCTGCTCCAAGCCGTCCGGTGTGAAGTACATGCGTTCCGCATCGGGGCCGAACTTGGCGACGGCACGGCGGCGCAGGGCGGCTTGGGTGACCGCAGCCGTGACAAGTGCCGCGTCGTACCGGCGTCTGAGCTTCTCCACCAGTTGCAGCTCGCCGCCGGGGCGGAACTCGGCGCACGCGGCGGCCAGTACCTCACCGCCCGGCCCGTCGAGCAACGCAGAAACAGTCACTCCGGCAACTCTAGAGGGACCTGCTCCGACTGCGGGTTATGCCTCAGACTGAGATTCGTTTGGCACTCGAGTTGACCGAGTGCTAATCGCGGCCTAGATTCGGTGTTGGCACTCTCCGTGGGAGGGTGCCAGCGGTCCGGCCTCTGACCCCCGCGACGGCAGGGGAGCGCGACCACATGCCACAGACAAGCGAATTCGACCGTGGAGGTCAGCAAGTGTCGGTCACGATCAAGCCGCTCGAGGACCGTGTCCTCGTCGCGCCGCTCGAAGCCGAGCAGACCACGAAGTCCGGCCTGGTGATCCCGGACACCGCCAAGGAGAAGCCGCAGGAGGGCGAGATCCTCGCCGTCGGCCCGGGCCGGATCGACGACAACGGAAACCGCGTCCCGCTGGACGTCGCTGTCGGCGACAAGGTCATCTACTCCAAGTACGGCGGCACCGAGGTCAAGTACGACGGTCAGGACTACCTGATCCTGGGCGCCCGCGACATCCTCGCAGTCGTCAGCAAGTGACGAACGCCCGCTGTTCCTGACTGACACCGCCCCGGGGCCTCTGGCGCCGGGGCGGAGTGGGTCCGGCACCCGATCGGGGTGGTGGGGCGGGGGAGTTGGACACAGGGCTCGAGCCTGCAACGAGACATACGGAAAAGGACTGGTTTTCTTCATGCCGAAGATCCTCGAGTTCGACGAGCACGCGCGGCGCGCGCTGGAGCGTGGCGTCGACAAGCTCGCGAACACGGTGAAGGTGACGCTGGGCCCGAAGGGCCGCTACGTCGTCCTGGACAAGAAGTGGGGCGCCCCGACCATCACCAACGACGGTGTCACCGTCGCCCGTGAGGTCGAGCTGGACGACCCGTTCGAGAACCTTGGCGCGCAGTTGGCCAAGGAGGTCGCCACCAAGACCAACGACATCGCCGGTGACGGCACCACCACCGCGACGGTGCTGGCGCAGGCGCTGGTGCACGAGGGCCTGCGCGCGGTCGCCGCGGGCGTCAACCCGATGGGCCTGAAGCGCGGCATCGAGGCGGCCGTCGAGGCCGTGTCGGCCAAGCTGGTCGAGACCGCGCGTCCGGTCGACGACAAGGGCGACATGGCCCACGTCGCGACCATCTCCGCCCGGGACGCCGAGATCGGCGCCCTGATCGCGGACGCGTTCGACAAGGTCGGCAAGGACGGTGTGATCACCGTCGAGGAGTCGAACACCTTCGGTACCGAGCTCGAGTTCACCGAGGGTATGCAGTTCGACAAGGGCTACATCTCGCCGTACTTCATCACCGACGCCGAGGCCGGCGAAGCGGTGCTGGAGGACCCGTACATCCTGATCCACCAGGGCAAGATCTCCGCGATCGCGGACCTGCTGCCGCTGCTGGAGAAGGTCGTGCAGTCCGGCAAGACGCTGCTGATCATCGCCGAGGACGTCGAGGCCGAGGCCCTGTCGACCCTGGTGGTCAACAAGATCCGTGGCAACTTCACCTCGGTCGCCGTCAAGGCGCCGGGCTTCGGTGACCGCCGCAAGGCGATGCTGGAGGACCTGGCCGCGCTCACCGGCGCGCAGGTCGTCGCCCCCGAGGTCGGGCTGAAGCTCGACCAGGTCGGCCTCGAGGTGCTCGGTTCGGCTCGCCGGATCGTGGTCTCGAAGGACAACACGACCGTCGTCGAGGGTTCCGGCAAGGCCGAGGACATCGAGGGCCGGGTCAGCCAGATCAAGTCCGAGATCGAGCGCACCGACTCCGACTGGGACCGCGAGAAGCTGCAGGAGCGGCTGGCCAAGCTGGCCGGTGGCGTCTGCGTGATCAAGGTCGGCGCGGCCACCGAGGTCGAGCTGAAGGAGAAGAAGCACCGGATCGAGGACGCGGTGTCCGCGACCCGGGCCGCGATCGAGGAGGGCATCGTCGCCGGCGGCGGCTCCGCCCTCGTGCACGCGGCCACCGTGCTGGACAACGGCCTGGACCTCGACGGTGACGAGCTCGCCGGCGTCCGGATCGTCCGCAAGGCGATCGTCGAGCCGCTGCGCTGGATCGCCGAGAACGGTGGCTACGAGGGCTACGTCGTGACCGCCAAGGTCGCGGAGCTGGAGGTCGGCAGCGGGTTCAACGCCGCCACCGGCGAGTACGGCGACCTGCTGGCCCAGGGCGTGCTGGACCCGGTCAAGGTGACCCGGTCCGCGCTCGCCAACGCCGGCTCGATCGCGGCGCTCCTGCTGACCACCGAGACACTGGTGGTCGACAAGCCCGAGGAAGAGGAAGCCCCGGCGGCCGGCCACGGTCACGGCCACTGATCCTCAGGTCGTAGTTCGACAGCACAGCACACACAGCACCGCCCGGCAGCCCCGCTGCCGGGCGGTGCTCTGCTGTACGGCGACCTGTTGGCGGGCGGGTAGGCCGCCGCGGCTGGGGTCCGGAGACAGGTAATGGTGTCTGGAGACAGGCAATAACCTGTTTCCAGACCCCGGTGCTTGTCGTCAGCCGCCGTTGGCGGCGGGTCGGTCGGCGTCTGGTGGAATGGGCGGGTGCTGATTCGTGAGCGGCGTGACGAGGACCTGTCGGTGTGTGTCGAACTGTTGCGTGCTGTGCACGAACAAGCCGGGTATCCGGTCAACTGGCCCGCGGATCCGGGGCTGTGGCTGACGCCGGAGGCCGCGCTGGGATGTTGGGTCGCGGTGGACGGCGAGCGGGTTGTCGGGCATGTCGTGCTGACGGGCGTGGACGAGCCGGCCGGCGTGGGGATGGGCGGGGACGAGCGGGCCGGCGTGGAGCTGGGCGGGGACGAGCGGGCCGGTGTGGGGATGGGCGGGGCCCGGCGGGCCGAGGTGGAGCGGTTGTTCGTGGATCCGGCGGCGACCGGGCGGGGGACCGGGCGGCAGCTGCTCGACCATTGTGTGACCGTGGCCGCCGGGCTCGGGCGGGAGCTGTCGCTGGAGGTCGTGGACAACCGCGGCGCCGCCGAACGCCTGTACCGCCGGGCCGGCTGGACCGAGACGGGCCGCACTCCGATCGACTGGGGCGGCGTACACGCCACCGAACTGATCCGCTTCAGCGCACCCGGGTCCCGCGCGTGACGCTCGGCTGACCGGGAACCGGATCGCGGAGATCGGGCGGACGTGACGTCGTCGTCGCCGGCCACCACGGCCCCGGACTGCGTGCCGGCGACATCTCCACCTCGTACGCCGTCAGCACCCGCATTACCGCGACGCAGCCCGCGGTGAGGTAGCCAACCCGCCAGTAGTGACAGATTGTGATCAAAACAAGGGCTTGACCTTGAGTTGACACTAGGCAACCAGAGATGAGGGCCGTAGCATCTTCCAGGCTGACCGGTCTGAAATCACGAGGGGGCGAGGGGTGACAGAGGTCAAAGTGCCTGACACCCACGACCGGGTCGAGCTCAGGGATCTTGCCGCGCTGGCCGGCGACGGGGACCGTACAGCTCTCAATGACCTGCTGACCAGGGTGCGCGCTGTGGCGCACCGTTACGTACGGTCCCGTCTGTGGACCTATCCGGGCGGCGCCGACATGGTCGACGACGTCGCTCAAGAGGTTTGTGTCGCGGTATTCGGCGCGCTGGGCCGGTACCGCGACGAGGGGAGGCCTTTCGAGGCTTTCGTCTACGGCATCGCCGCCCGCAAGGTCGCCGATGCCCAGCGCGCGTTCGCGGTCGCCGACGTTTCGACGCCGGACCTGCCGGACGGCGCGGACGAGTCACCGACGCCTGAGGAGCGTGCGGTCCGGCACTCGGAGATCCAGCATGCCATCGGCCTGCTGGACCGGTTGCCGGTGAAGCTGCGCGAGATCCTCCGTCTGCGCGTCGTTGCGGGGATGTCAGCCGAGGAGACCGGCCGGGCACTGGGAATGACACCGGGGGCGGTGAGGGTCGCACAGCATCGGGCGTTGATCGCGCTCAGGGGGTTTGTGGGGCATGAAACACAGCTGGAACGAGGAAGAGCAGGGGAGGGGCATCATGGCTGACCGGTTCAACCTGGACGCGATCGAGGCCGATGACGCGCTGCTCGATCTGCTTGCCGCTGGTGGGGAGACGGCCCGTGCCGCGGGTGCGGACGACCCGGCCGTCGCGCTGCTGGCCGAACTGCGGCTGGCCGTGGAGGTCGAGGACGAGCTCCCCGTGGAGACCATCGACGACCCGGAGAGCTTCCTGGCGCGTTGCGCCGCGCTGAACCCGATCACCGACCCGCTGGCCCGCAAGGTGGCCACCCGGGGTCTGGTGTTCGGTGTCGCCGCGGTGGCCGCGCTGTCGGTGTCCGGGGTGGCCGCGGCGGTCACCGGGGACCCGTTGTCGCCGTACGAGAAGGTCATCGAGAAGATGGTCGACGCGGTCCGCCCGCAGACCAGCTTCCCGAAGCAGGACCTGGACGGCCTGCCAGTAATGGACCGGCAGAAGATCGTCAAGGTCGGCAAGGACTTCCAGGCCAAGGTCAGGGTGGAGCACGCCGGCTCGAACGGGACCGGCGACAACTCCGGCAACGACACCCCGCAGGCGCGGGGCAACGTCACGCTTCCGCCGTTGCCGCTGGTGGAGAAGCCGATGGTGATTCCGCTGCCGCCTGAGCAGCAGAAGCCGCAGGACCTGGTCACCGACAACGGCGGCATCAAGACCACGCCGGAGCCGTCCGGGACCAAGACGACGACGCCGTCGGACACCAAGACCGACACGCCGACCAGCGAGCCGACCGGTACGCCGACGGACAAACCGACCGGTACGCCGACGGATCCGCCGTCGACACCGACCGACACCACCGGTACGCCGACGCCGACCCCGACGGACACCACCACCACGACGCCACCGGCGAACGTGGACAACGGGTCCACCGGCACCGGCGGCACGGGTACGACGGACCCGACCACCGCGCCGACCGGCGACTCCGGCACGGGTCAGCCCGCGGCCGGCGCGACGGACGGCACCGGCACGACCGGCGGGACCGGGACCAGCGGCGGCACCGGGACCACCACGCCGCCGGCCGGTGACACGAGCGGTACGGGCGGCACCGGCTCCACCGGGACAGGTTCGACCGGGACCGGGACGACCACCCCGGGTGACGGCGCGACGACAGTCCCGAACGTGCTCGGCGACGTGCTCGACATCACGCTCGGCGCCGTGCCCGTCGACGTACTGCCGACGCCGACCGGCCAGCCGCCCACGCTGGACAGCGCCCAGCAGTACTTCGGCCAGTCGGACGCGACCGCCAAGTCGGCGGCCGCCGGCAAGCCCGCGCCTGCGAAGACCGCGAAGGGCAGGGCGAAGGCCAAGTCGGCCGCCGGGACCAAGGCCGCGAAGCACTCCAGCGGCAAGGTCAGCACCGGCTCGGTCCGGAAGGCCTACGCCAAGGGCAAGCACTCCACCGGTGACTATCCCGAGGGCAAGCACGCCGCGATCGCCCAGACGCACGGCTCCACCGACGAGACCGTGCTGCTGACGATCCTCGGCATCGTGAACACGCCGCTGCTCGAGAACAAGTAACCGGCCGCTCGCCGACCGCCCGCCGCGAATCGTGGCGGGCGGTGGCCTGTGGACGGCGGATTCGGGGCTCTGTTGCGGCGCGGATAGGATGGGGTTCCGTTCTCGCCGTACAAAGGTGCACGTTTTCCCCATGGACATCACCCCCGCTGGAGTTCCCGACAAGTTCGCCGTCCTCGGCCTCACCTTCGACGACGTACTGCTGCAGCCGAACGAGTCCGACGTCATCCCGTCCGAGGCGATCACCCGGTCTCGGGTGAGCCGCAACGTCTGGGTGAACATCCCGCTGGTGTCGAGCGCGATGGACACCGTGACCGAGGCCCGGATGGCGATCGCCATGGCCCGGCAGGGCGGCCTCGGCGTCCTGCACCGCAACCTCTCGATCGAGGACCAGGCCCAGCAGGTCGATCTGGTCAAGCGCTCCGAGTCCGGGATGATCGCGCAGCCGATCACGATCGGCCCGGAGGCGAGCATCGGCGAGGCCGACGCGCTCTGTGCGCAGTACCGGATCTCCGGCGTCCCGGTGGTGGACGACGCCGGCGTCCTGGTCGGCATCGTCACCAACCGCGACATGCGCTTCGAGACCGACCTGTCCCGGCCGGTCCGCGAGGTGATGACCAGGCAGCCGCTGATCACCGGCAAGCAGGGCATCGCCGCGGACGACGCGATGGCGCTGCTCAGCAAGCACAAGGTGGAGAAGCTGCCGCTGGTCGACGAGGCCGGCAAGCTCACCGGCCTGATCACGCTCAAGGACTTCGTCAAGCGCGACAAGTTCCCGCTGTCCACCAAGGACGCCTCCGGCCGGCTGATGGTCGGCGCCGCGATCGGCTTCTTCGGCGAGGCGTACAAGCGCGCCATGACACTGGTCGAGGCCGGCGTCGACGTGCTGGTCGTGGACACCGCGCACGGGCACTCGAAGGCGCAGATCGAGATCATCCGCAAGCTCAAGGCCGACCCGGCGACCCGCGGCGTGGACGTCGTCGGCGGCAACGTCGGCACCCGGATGGGTGCCCAGGCGCTGGTCGACGCGGGCGCGGACGGTGTCAAGGTCGGCGTCGGACCGGGCTCGATCTGTACGACGCGCGTCGTGTCCGGTGTCGGCGTACCACAGGTGACCGCGATCTACGAGGCGTCGCTGGCCTGCAAGCCGGCCGGTGTCCCGGTGATCGGCGACGGCGGCCTGCAGTACTCGGGCGACATCGCGAAGGCCCTGGTCGCGGGCGCGGACACCGTCATGCTCGGCTCGCTGCTGGCCGGCTGCGAGGAGTCGCCCGGCGACCTGGTGTTCATCAACGGCAAGCAGTTCAAGGCGTACCGCGGGATGGGTTCGCTCGGCGCGATGTCGTCCGGCGGCCTCCGCAAGTCGTACTCGAAGGACCGCTACTTCCAGCACGACGGCTCCTCCGACGAGAAGCTGATCGCCGAGGGCGTCGAGGGCCAGGTGCCGTACCGCGGCCCGCTGTCCGCGGTCGCCCACCAGCTGATCGGCGGCCTCCGCCAGTCGATGTGGTACACCGGCGCCCGCACCGTCCCGGAGCTCCAGGACAACGGCCGCTTCGTCCGCATCACCTCCGCCGGCCTGCAGGAATCCCACCCCCACGACATCCAAATGACAGTCGAGGCCCCGAACTACTCCGGCCGCTGACCGCCCGACTGCCTGACCGAAGGAATCACCAGATGACCGAGATCGAGATCGGCCGTGCCAAGCGGGGGCGGCAGGCGTACGCGTTCGACGACATTGCGATCGTGCCGTCGCGGCGGACGCGGGATCCTGAGGAGGTTTCGGTCGCCTGGCAGA
This genomic interval carries:
- the shbA gene encoding RNA polymerase sigma factor ShbA, whose product is MTEVKVPDTHDRVELRDLAALAGDGDRTALNDLLTRVRAVAHRYVRSRLWTYPGGADMVDDVAQEVCVAVFGALGRYRDEGRPFEAFVYGIAARKVADAQRAFAVADVSTPDLPDGADESPTPEERAVRHSEIQHAIGLLDRLPVKLREILRLRVVAGMSAEETGRALGMTPGAVRVAQHRALIALRGFVGHETQLERGRAGEGHHG
- the guaB gene encoding IMP dehydrogenase; the protein is MDITPAGVPDKFAVLGLTFDDVLLQPNESDVIPSEAITRSRVSRNVWVNIPLVSSAMDTVTEARMAIAMARQGGLGVLHRNLSIEDQAQQVDLVKRSESGMIAQPITIGPEASIGEADALCAQYRISGVPVVDDAGVLVGIVTNRDMRFETDLSRPVREVMTRQPLITGKQGIAADDAMALLSKHKVEKLPLVDEAGKLTGLITLKDFVKRDKFPLSTKDASGRLMVGAAIGFFGEAYKRAMTLVEAGVDVLVVDTAHGHSKAQIEIIRKLKADPATRGVDVVGGNVGTRMGAQALVDAGADGVKVGVGPGSICTTRVVSGVGVPQVTAIYEASLACKPAGVPVIGDGGLQYSGDIAKALVAGADTVMLGSLLAGCEESPGDLVFINGKQFKAYRGMGSLGAMSSGGLRKSYSKDRYFQHDGSSDEKLIAEGVEGQVPYRGPLSAVAHQLIGGLRQSMWYTGARTVPELQDNGRFVRITSAGLQESHPHDIQMTVEAPNYSGR
- the groL gene encoding chaperonin GroEL (60 kDa chaperone family; promotes refolding of misfolded polypeptides especially under stressful conditions; forms two stacked rings of heptamers to form a barrel-shaped 14mer; ends can be capped by GroES; misfolded proteins enter the barrel where they are refolded when GroES binds), translated to MPKILEFDEHARRALERGVDKLANTVKVTLGPKGRYVVLDKKWGAPTITNDGVTVAREVELDDPFENLGAQLAKEVATKTNDIAGDGTTTATVLAQALVHEGLRAVAAGVNPMGLKRGIEAAVEAVSAKLVETARPVDDKGDMAHVATISARDAEIGALIADAFDKVGKDGVITVEESNTFGTELEFTEGMQFDKGYISPYFITDAEAGEAVLEDPYILIHQGKISAIADLLPLLEKVVQSGKTLLIIAEDVEAEALSTLVVNKIRGNFTSVAVKAPGFGDRRKAMLEDLAALTGAQVVAPEVGLKLDQVGLEVLGSARRIVVSKDNTTVVEGSGKAEDIEGRVSQIKSEIERTDSDWDREKLQERLAKLAGGVCVIKVGAATEVELKEKKHRIEDAVSATRAAIEEGIVAGGGSALVHAATVLDNGLDLDGDELAGVRIVRKAIVEPLRWIAENGGYEGYVVTAKVAELEVGSGFNAATGEYGDLLAQGVLDPVKVTRSALANAGSIAALLLTTETLVVDKPEEEEAPAAGHGHGH
- a CDS encoding class I SAM-dependent methyltransferase gives rise to the protein MTVSALLDGPGGEVLAAACAEFRPGGELQLVEKLRRRYDAALVTAAVTQAALRRRAVAKFGPDAERMYFTPDGLEQATRTTVGTHRAERLATAVPGATVVDLGCGIGGDLITAARAGLRVTGVERDPETAATARANLAALDLPGDVLVGDAESTDPTPYDVIFADPARRADGRRVFDHNAYSPPWSFVTGLLERTACVKVAPGIPHDAIPDGVEAEWISDAGEVKEAALWSGELYGGTPRRATLLPGGATVTHAPEADAGPVGQYIYEPDGAVVRAGLVTAVAAAVDGWLLDPRIAYVTAPQYVGTPLASAYEVLEELPYKEKALRAWVRGQGIGTLEIKKRGVDLDPAHLRKKLAPKGSAAATLIVTRIGRDAVAYSCRRVSTTW
- a CDS encoding GNAT family N-acetyltransferase is translated as MLIRERRDEDLSVCVELLRAVHEQAGYPVNWPADPGLWLTPEAALGCWVAVDGERVVGHVVLTGVDEPAGVGMGGDERAGVELGGDERAGVGMGGARRAEVERLFVDPAATGRGTGRQLLDHCVTVAAGLGRELSLEVVDNRGAAERLYRRAGWTETGRTPIDWGGVHATELIRFSAPGSRA
- the groES gene encoding co-chaperone GroES; this encodes MSVTIKPLEDRVLVAPLEAEQTTKSGLVIPDTAKEKPQEGEILAVGPGRIDDNGNRVPLDVAVGDKVIYSKYGGTEVKYDGQDYLILGARDILAVVSK